The following are encoded in a window of Sphingobium sp. AP49 genomic DNA:
- a CDS encoding histidine kinase, whose amino-acid sequence MSVHPLQPRPFFADKNRAFWNLQSLGWAGAFLLRGSSTIANGQPLSSLIPVLISTVTGYSATLLIAVAFRFLQKQRPIITWGASIVTVVAAAAMVAFIDAWVFSTQNKGSETAGLQLFLGAFYLSMTLLGAWSALYYAINFYLTVEEQADQLLHLENQASSAQLAMLRYQLNPHFLFNTLNSISTLVLLKETTRANAMLSRLSSFLRYTLINEPTAQVTLEQEVETLKLYLEIEKMRFEDRLRPVFDIDPAVAHARLPSLLLQPLVENAIKYAVTPKEEGAEISVMAQPAGENVRIVVSDSGPGLNDGAIKPHIPVSEGTGVGLPNIRDRLIQAFGERQSFEARSTPSGFSVIIEIPLNMDETSKVAA is encoded by the coding sequence ATGTCAGTCCATCCTCTTCAACCGCGTCCTTTTTTCGCGGACAAGAATCGCGCTTTCTGGAACTTGCAGTCGCTCGGCTGGGCGGGGGCCTTCCTGTTGCGTGGCTCCTCCACCATTGCCAATGGGCAGCCGCTTTCCAGCCTGATCCCGGTGCTGATCTCCACCGTCACCGGCTATTCGGCGACGCTGCTGATCGCTGTCGCTTTCCGATTCCTGCAGAAACAGCGGCCGATCATCACCTGGGGGGCATCGATCGTCACGGTGGTGGCCGCCGCCGCGATGGTCGCCTTCATCGACGCCTGGGTCTTTTCGACCCAGAACAAGGGCAGCGAAACCGCCGGACTGCAGTTGTTCCTTGGCGCTTTCTACCTGTCGATGACCTTGCTAGGTGCCTGGTCGGCGCTCTATTATGCGATCAACTTCTACCTCACGGTGGAGGAACAGGCGGACCAGCTGCTGCACCTGGAGAATCAGGCGTCGAGCGCGCAGCTCGCCATGCTGCGCTACCAGCTCAATCCGCATTTCCTGTTCAACACCCTCAACTCCATCTCGACGCTGGTGCTGCTCAAGGAAACGACGCGCGCCAATGCCATGCTGTCGCGCCTGTCCTCCTTCCTGCGCTACACGCTGATCAACGAGCCGACGGCCCAGGTGACGCTGGAACAGGAAGTGGAGACGTTGAAGCTCTATCTGGAGATCGAGAAGATGCGGTTCGAGGACCGGCTGCGGCCGGTATTCGATATCGATCCGGCAGTCGCCCATGCCCGGCTGCCGTCGCTGCTGCTGCAGCCATTGGTCGAAAATGCGATCAAATATGCGGTGACGCCCAAGGAGGAAGGCGCCGAAATCTCGGTGATGGCGCAACCTGCCGGTGAAAATGTCCGGATCGTCGTATCGGACAGCGGGCCGGGATTGAACGACGGTGCGATCAAGCCACACATTCCTGTGAGCGAGGGGACGGGCGTCGGCCTGCCGAACATCCGGGACCGGTTAATTCAGGCCTTCGGGGAACGACAGAGCTTTGAAGCGCGTTCCACGCCAAGCGGATTTTCGGTCATCATCGAAATTCCGCTTAACATGGATGAAACATCGAAAGTGGCCGCATGA